In Salvelinus alpinus chromosome 20, SLU_Salpinus.1, whole genome shotgun sequence, a genomic segment contains:
- the LOC139546782 gene encoding coiled-coil domain-containing protein 80-like isoform X1, which produces MDALGERNNVVGETKRQRVAILQADPLLRHPQVVATGASRPSTSSTSATIASTGAARPSTTSTSSTSMTTTGAARPSTMSTSSTSMTTTGAARPSTTSTSSTSMTTTGAAMEDDEMEEAPLDLGPPEIIMNLTEVSTEDLVEQDVAVERNRERNEEEQRHTRRHRRYQPPDPLNSFQQRLLQAVERDAAQPDAHRKEDEETFFAMSLVPTLKRLPQQRKAAVKVKMYRLLFEAEFKCTFF; this is translated from the coding sequence GGCAACGAGTGGCAATTTTACAGGCAGACCCTCTACTACGTCATCCACAAGTGGTCGCCACCGGTGCATCAAGACCCTCAACGTCATCTACAAGTGCTACCATCGCCTCCACCGGTGCAGCGAGACCCTCTACAACGTCTACATCATCTacgagtatgaccaccaccggtgcagcgaGACCCTCTACAATGTCTACATCATCTacgagtatgaccaccaccggtgcagcgagaccctctacaacgtctacatcatctacgagtatgaccaccaccggtgcagccATGGAAGATGATGAAATGGAGGAAGCACCTCTGGATCTAGGACCACCTGAGATTATTATGAACCTCACGGAAGTGTCCACTGAGGACCTCGTTGAACAGGATGTGGccgtggagagaaacagagagagaaacgaaGAGGAACAACGTCACACCAGGCGTCATCGGCGGTACCAGCCCCCAGATCCACTCAACTCATTTCAGCAGAGGCTCCTCCAAGCCGTCGAGAGGGATGCAGCCCAACCTGATGCTCACaggaaggaggatgaggagacctTCTTTGCCATGAGCCTGGTGCCAACACTGAAGAGGCTGCCTCAGCAAAGAAAAGCAGCCGTCAAGGTTAAAATGTATCGGCTGCTTTTCGAAGCCGAATTCAAATGTACGTTTTTTTAA
- the LOC139546782 gene encoding coiled-coil domain-containing protein 80-like isoform X2: protein MDALGERNNVVGETKRQRVAILQADPLLRHPQVVATGASRPSTSSTSATIASTGAARPSTTSTSSTSMTTTGAARPSTMSTSSTSMTTTGAARPSTTSTSSTSMTTTGAAMEDDEMEEAPLDLGPPEIIMNLTEVSTEDLVEQDVAVERNRERNEEEQRHTRRHRRYQPPDPLNSFQQRLLQAVERDAAQPDAHRKEDEETFFAMSLVPTLKRLPQQRKAAVKVKMYRLLFEAEFK from the exons GGCAACGAGTGGCAATTTTACAGGCAGACCCTCTACTACGTCATCCACAAGTGGTCGCCACCGGTGCATCAAGACCCTCAACGTCATCTACAAGTGCTACCATCGCCTCCACCGGTGCAGCGAGACCCTCTACAACGTCTACATCATCTacgagtatgaccaccaccggtgcagcgaGACCCTCTACAATGTCTACATCATCTacgagtatgaccaccaccggtgcagcgagaccctctacaacgtctacatcatctacgagtatgaccaccaccggtgcagccATGGAAGATGATGAAATGGAGGAAGCACCTCTGGATCTAGGACCACCTGAGATTATTATGAACCTCACGGAAGTGTCCACTGAGGACCTCGTTGAACAGGATGTGGccgtggagagaaacagagagagaaacgaaGAGGAACAACGTCACACCAGGCGTCATCGGCGGTACCAGCCCCCAGATCCACTCAACTCATTTCAGCAGAGGCTCCTCCAAGCCGTCGAGAGGGATGCAGCCCAACCTGATGCTCACaggaaggaggatgaggagacctTCTTTGCCATGAGCCTGGTGCCAACACTGAAGAGGCTGCCTCAGCAAAGAAAAGCAGCCGTCAAGGTTAAAATGTATCGGCTGCTTTTCGAAGCCGAATTCAAAT AA